GGCGATGGCGAACGGTACGTTCAGCATCTTCGCCAACGTCTGGGCGAGCAGTGTCTTGCCGGAGCCGGTCGGGCCCAGGAGCAGGATGTTGGACTTGGCCAGTTCGAGGCCGTCGTCGCGCCCACGCTCACCGGACTGCACACGCTTGTAGTGGTTGTAGACCGCCACGGAGAGAGCCTTCTTCGCCTGGTCCTGACCGATGACGTAGGCGTCGAGGAACTCGTAGATCTCTCTCGGCTTGGGCAGACTGTCCCACTTGAGCTCGGAGGACTCGCTGAGCTCCTCTTCGATGATCTCGTTGCAGAGATCGATGCACTCATCGCAGATGTATACGCCGGGTCCGGCGATGAGCTTCTTGACTTGCTTCTGACTCTTTCCACAGAAAGAGCACTTCAGCAGGTCTCCCCCGTCGCCGATGCGTGCCACCCCAGATACTCCTTTGCGTGGGACCGCCCTGGCTGTCGCGGTCCGTTTCTTCCGACCGGCCCGATACCCGGTACGAAAAGTCATCCCGCTCAGGTTTCGACGTTACCGTCTTCTGAGCCCTCAGTGAGCCCCCTAGCGGCGAGTCGCACCGGAACGTGCCCAATTGGGCACCGTTCCGGTGCGATGGGCCTCGTTAAGAGGCTATGGCCTTGGCGAGCTTCTTGCGGGACGGGATGATGTCGTCGATCAACCCGTACGCCTTCGCCTCTTCGGAATCAAGGATCTTGTCGCGCTCGATGTCCTTGCGGATCGCCGCGGGGTCCTTGCCCGAGTGCCTTGCCAACATCGACTCCAGCTGCGCGCGCATCCGCAGGATCTCCCGCGCCTGGATTTCGATGTCGCTTCCCTGGCCGCCGCCCTCGGTGGAGGGCTGGTGGATCAGGATGCGGGCGTTCGGCAGGGCGAACCGCTTGCCCGGGGTGCCACCGGCGAGCAGCACCGCCGCAGCGGAAGCCGCCTGCCCCAGGCAGACCGTCTGGATCTCCGGCCGGACGAACTGCATCGTGTCGTAAATCGCCGTCATGGCGGTGAACGAACCGCCCGGCGAGTTGATGTAGATGCTGATGTCACGGTCGGGGTCGAGCGACTCCAACGTCAGCAGCTGCGCCATGACGTCGTTGGCCGAGGCATCGTCCACCTGCACGCCGAGGAAGATGATGCGGTCCTCGAACAGCTTGGCGTACGGATTCATCTCCCGCATGCCGTACGACGTGCGTTCGGTGAAGGACGGAAGAACATAGCGGCCGTTGATGTCTCCCGGCCGGATCAACTCACTCACCTTGTGCCCCTTCAGGAGACGGCGCCCGAAGAGGGCACCTGTCGAGCGCTACGCACGACCTGGTCGATGAAACCGTAGTCCTTGGCCTCCTCGGCCGTGAACCAACGGTCACGGTCGGAGTCGGCCTCGATCTGGTCGAGGTTCTGGCCGGTGTGGAAGGCGATGCGCTCGGCAAGGGTCTTCTTGACGTAGAGCATCTGCTCCGCCTGGATGGCGATGTCGGCAGCGGTGCCGCCGATGCCTCCGGACGGCTGGTGCATCATGATGCGGGCGTGCGGCAGAGCGTAGCGCTTGCCCCGCTCGCCGGCGCAGAGGAGGAACTGGCCCATGGAGGCGGCCAGGCCCATCGCGACCGTG
Above is a genomic segment from Streptosporangium album containing:
- a CDS encoding ATP-dependent Clp protease proteolytic subunit; the protein is MSELIRPGDINGRYVLPSFTERTSYGMREMNPYAKLFEDRIIFLGVQVDDASANDVMAQLLTLESLDPDRDISIYINSPGGSFTAMTAIYDTMQFVRPEIQTVCLGQAASAAAVLLAGGTPGKRFALPNARILIHQPSTEGGGQGSDIEIQAREILRMRAQLESMLARHSGKDPAAIRKDIERDKILDSEEAKAYGLIDDIIPSRKKLAKAIAS
- a CDS encoding ClpP family protease — protein: MTSPPTFYQPTGSGPESMSQPNGSFRLEDQLYQRLLRERIIVLGTQVNDEIANRICAELLLLAADDPDRDIWLYINSPGGSVTAGMAIYDMMEYVPNNVCTVAMGLAASMGQFLLCAGERGKRYALPHARIMMHQPSGGIGGTAADIAIQAEQMLYVKKTLAERIAFHTGQNLDQIEADSDRDRWFTAEEAKDYGFIDQVVRSARQVPSSGAVS